From Amycolatopsis sp. YIM 10, the proteins below share one genomic window:
- a CDS encoding WXG100 family type VII secretion target, producing MNSDNRDQPDPADLALTQTQNWRSRSHRELYESVHLGNDPGQVGQLAEEWTGIGAEMSEHSRRMGERIKATESGWRGNGADSARESVMELVQWSGKASTTAEEVGRRIGEQGRIMENARATMPEPVEFDWKAMVTNGFATGGLAGFAMAVQDVRAKSEEANSAHEQAVAVMSNMENASREVDTGTPRFEPPVVKATPAMMGRPMMSVTDANGGGGAGGGGGEGTLQPFQQGTPANQGTPATLGTPAGQGTPATLGAPAGQNTPGMPPLDGDTTTAGFSGGPGGPGSPGSPQMPGMPQVPAAGLPGGGPGSPGSPQLPGMPGGMPPGIPGGGGPGGSNYSPKPGENTRPQSTTMPNFTPPPIPGGGGPDFTSGPRPGGTTPQNAPNFGMPNLPTGNKGPGSEDTIRQPRPVPPKLPDFNGPGGSNYNPGNPFGGPGGSNNPNNPNYSGPNRPGTPPGMPPRLPPSAIPPIPGVSGFGGGGGGGGAGGFGPGSGGSSGAGGFGPGGAGGGGAGAGGYGPQGPGATTGSAPGGRMPGAGFGPAGVAGGPGGATGMGGPMGGMGAAGAGRGGEEDKERRSAAYIQGEEIFHVPGEDLPPPVIGARKKKPEQQ from the coding sequence GTGAACAGCGACAACCGCGACCAGCCGGACCCCGCTGACCTGGCGCTGACGCAGACGCAGAACTGGCGCTCGCGCAGCCACCGCGAACTCTACGAATCGGTCCACCTCGGCAACGACCCCGGCCAGGTCGGGCAGCTCGCCGAGGAGTGGACCGGCATCGGCGCGGAAATGAGCGAGCACTCGCGCCGGATGGGCGAGCGGATCAAGGCCACCGAGAGCGGCTGGCGCGGCAACGGCGCGGACTCGGCCAGGGAATCGGTGATGGAGCTGGTCCAGTGGTCGGGCAAGGCCTCGACCACCGCCGAGGAGGTCGGCCGCCGGATCGGCGAGCAGGGCCGGATCATGGAGAACGCCAGGGCGACCATGCCCGAGCCGGTCGAGTTCGACTGGAAGGCGATGGTCACCAACGGCTTCGCCACCGGCGGGCTGGCCGGGTTCGCGATGGCCGTGCAGGACGTGCGGGCCAAGAGCGAAGAGGCCAACTCCGCGCACGAGCAGGCCGTCGCGGTGATGTCCAACATGGAGAACGCCTCGCGCGAGGTCGACACCGGCACCCCGCGGTTCGAGCCGCCGGTGGTCAAGGCGACCCCGGCGATGATGGGCCGCCCGATGATGAGCGTGACCGACGCGAACGGCGGTGGCGGCGCGGGCGGTGGCGGTGGTGAAGGCACCCTGCAGCCCTTCCAGCAGGGCACCCCGGCCAACCAGGGCACCCCGGCCACGCTCGGCACTCCGGCCGGTCAGGGCACCCCGGCCACGCTGGGCGCGCCGGCCGGGCAGAACACCCCTGGCATGCCGCCGCTCGACGGCGACACGACCACGGCGGGCTTCAGCGGCGGTCCGGGCGGACCCGGTTCCCCCGGGAGCCCGCAGATGCCGGGCATGCCGCAGGTGCCGGCCGCGGGCCTGCCCGGTGGCGGACCGGGCTCCCCCGGCAGCCCGCAGCTGCCGGGCATGCCCGGCGGGATGCCGCCCGGCATTCCCGGTGGTGGCGGCCCCGGCGGCAGCAACTACAGCCCGAAGCCGGGCGAGAACACCCGTCCGCAGAGCACGACCATGCCGAACTTCACCCCGCCGCCCATTCCCGGCGGTGGCGGGCCCGACTTCACCTCCGGCCCCCGGCCCGGCGGCACCACGCCGCAGAACGCGCCGAACTTCGGCATGCCGAACCTGCCGACCGGGAACAAGGGTCCCGGCTCCGAGGACACCATCCGCCAGCCGCGGCCGGTGCCGCCGAAGCTGCCCGACTTCAACGGGCCCGGTGGCTCGAACTACAACCCCGGCAACCCGTTCGGCGGTCCCGGTGGCTCGAACAACCCGAACAACCCGAACTACAGCGGCCCGAACCGGCCCGGCACCCCGCCGGGCATGCCGCCGCGCCTGCCCCCGTCCGCCATTCCGCCCATCCCGGGCGTCAGTGGCTTCGGCGGCGGTGGTGGTGGCGGCGGAGCCGGTGGCTTCGGTCCCGGCAGCGGCGGCTCCAGTGGGGCCGGCGGCTTCGGCCCCGGTGGTGCCGGTGGCGGCGGCGCGGGTGCCGGTGGTTACGGCCCGCAGGGACCCGGCGCCACGACCGGGTCCGCTCCCGGCGGCCGGATGCCCGGGGCGGGCTTCGGCCCGGCCGGTGTCGCCGGCGGCCCCGGTGGCGCGACCGGCATGGGCGGCCCGATGGGCGGCATGGGTGCCGCCGGCGCCGGCCGCGGTGGCGAAGAGGACAAGGAACGGCGTTCGGCGGCCTACATCCAGGGCGAGGAGATCTTCCACGTGCCGGGTGAGGACCTGCCGCCGCCGGTGATCGGCGCGCGCAAGAAGAAGCCGGAGCAACAGTGA
- a CDS encoding ESX secretion-associated protein EspG gives MNTPDFVLSAHEFDIVWGELDLGRLPYPLDVPSTGRTVEQRAQLAAEVYRELGDRGLARGQRVDADLESLLLLLSQFDVAVDAIGHIGYPVRALAAARGNAAVLAVLAGGELWLKEIRPTALARSIVEVLPSADAGPGQAMSVPYQALAEAAEPQEDEDDPYGGDLDERVVLSRAGVSRNDAGALVELANNRKAGGQLGVTIGGGRRTERVPTLVTWFDTHQGRYLMVREDSWLSIAPADNERIEQRVATVLAGAR, from the coding sequence GTGAACACTCCCGATTTTGTGCTCTCCGCGCACGAGTTCGACATCGTCTGGGGCGAGCTGGACCTGGGCAGGCTGCCCTATCCACTGGACGTGCCGAGCACGGGCCGCACGGTCGAGCAGCGGGCGCAGCTGGCCGCCGAGGTCTACCGCGAACTCGGCGACCGCGGCCTGGCACGCGGCCAGCGGGTGGACGCCGACCTGGAGTCCCTGCTGCTCCTGCTCTCGCAGTTCGACGTGGCGGTGGACGCCATCGGGCACATCGGGTACCCGGTGCGGGCGCTGGCCGCCGCCCGTGGCAACGCCGCGGTGCTGGCCGTGCTCGCCGGTGGTGAGCTGTGGCTGAAGGAGATCCGGCCGACCGCGCTCGCCCGGTCCATCGTGGAGGTCCTGCCCTCGGCGGACGCGGGGCCGGGACAGGCGATGTCCGTGCCGTACCAGGCGCTCGCCGAAGCGGCCGAGCCGCAGGAGGACGAGGACGACCCGTACGGCGGTGATCTCGACGAGCGGGTGGTGCTCAGCCGCGCCGGGGTGTCACGCAACGACGCCGGGGCGCTGGTGGAGCTGGCGAACAACCGCAAGGCGGGTGGTCAGCTCGGCGTGACCATCGGCGGTGGCAGGCGTACCGAGCGCGTGCCCACCCTGGTCACCTGGTTCGACACCCACCAGGGCCGGTACCTGATGGTGCGCGAGGACTCCTGGCTGAGCATCGCGCCCGCCGACAACGAACGCATCGAGCAGCGGGTGGCCACGGTGCTGGCCGGCGCGCGCTGA
- a CDS encoding type VII secretion target, translating to MSYEVEPEDLIAHASHLDGVTDRLNTALDAAKTVSMDDSAYGLLCSFLPPIVNPMEEKGMEAIGAAVEGVETTAGNVRKAAESYRESDKAHVEPLKKFQADAEGTKVVELAGSSGGGGGGGGGDKPSSWQKPALPNEDATPAQQGTQRPMPFQGGEGQDVTPAQQGTQQPLPSSWQKPALPNEDATPAQQGTQRPMPFETAQRVGTVQPEPFQAAERQDAIRPEPFQAAERQDAIRPEPFQAAERQDAIRPEPFQAAERQDAIRPEPFQAAERPSFTPAQQGEPMFTAAQQGTPMVTPALQGEPVATPAHEAVQRPEPFQAAEHRVAEDVTPAQHSNRII from the coding sequence ATGTCCTACGAGGTCGAGCCCGAAGACCTGATCGCGCACGCGAGTCACCTGGACGGGGTGACCGACCGGCTGAACACGGCGCTGGACGCGGCGAAGACGGTGAGCATGGACGACAGCGCCTACGGGCTGCTGTGCTCGTTCCTGCCGCCGATCGTCAATCCCATGGAGGAGAAGGGGATGGAGGCGATCGGCGCCGCGGTCGAGGGCGTCGAGACCACCGCGGGCAACGTGCGCAAGGCGGCCGAGTCCTACCGCGAGTCCGACAAGGCCCACGTGGAGCCGCTGAAGAAGTTCCAGGCGGACGCCGAGGGCACGAAGGTGGTCGAGCTGGCGGGTTCGTCCGGCGGTGGGGGCGGGGGTGGCGGCGGCGACAAGCCGTCCAGCTGGCAGAAGCCCGCACTGCCCAACGAGGACGCCACCCCGGCCCAGCAGGGCACCCAGCGGCCGATGCCCTTCCAGGGCGGCGAAGGCCAAGACGTCACCCCGGCCCAGCAAGGCACCCAGCAACCCCTCCCGTCCAGCTGGCAGAAGCCCGCACTGCCCAACGAGGACGCCACCCCGGCCCAGCAGGGCACCCAGCGGCCGATGCCGTTCGAAACCGCGCAGCGGGTGGGCACCGTGCAGCCGGAGCCGTTCCAGGCCGCCGAACGCCAGGACGCCATCCGCCCCGAGCCCTTCCAGGCCGCCGAACGCCAGGACGCCATCCGCCCCGAGCCCTTCCAGGCCGCCGAACGCCAGGACGCCATCCGCCCCGAGCCCTTCCAGGCCGCCGAACGCCAGGACGCCATCCGCCCCGAGCCCTTCCAGGCCGCCGAGCGCCCGAGCTTCACGCCCGCCCAGCAGGGCGAGCCGATGTTCACCGCGGCACAACAGGGCACCCCCATGGTCACCCCGGCGCTCCAGGGCGAGCCCGTGGCCACCCCGGCCCACGAGGCCGTCCAGCGGCCGGAGCCGTTCCAGGCCGCCGAACACCGGGTCGCCGAGGACGTCACCCCGGCCCAGCACTCGAACCGCATCATCTGA
- a CDS encoding YbaB/EbfC family nucleoid-associated protein, which yields MTNPLGALGQDPSQVEADIDRWAQGFAEKAQRYQAAQAQVDQIRTTASSPDGTVKVTVRADGSVTDLQFSDRIRQIAPAELSAMVMRTMQTAQSQVVGQVGETMQANLGDEDQQTRSLMMDELRTRFPEPDPEVEAAGEAVSEKWDYDEGDDTPRTPPPPAPPAPPAPPAPPAPPAAGPTRRRRPDDGEDDIDPDFDPLRD from the coding sequence ATGACCAACCCACTCGGTGCGCTCGGGCAGGACCCGTCGCAGGTGGAAGCCGACATCGACCGGTGGGCGCAGGGCTTCGCCGAGAAGGCCCAGCGGTACCAGGCCGCGCAGGCGCAGGTGGACCAGATCCGGACCACCGCGAGCAGCCCCGACGGCACCGTGAAGGTGACCGTGCGTGCCGACGGCAGCGTCACCGACCTGCAGTTCAGCGACCGCATCCGGCAGATCGCGCCCGCCGAGCTGTCGGCGATGGTGATGCGGACCATGCAGACCGCGCAGTCGCAGGTGGTCGGCCAGGTCGGCGAGACGATGCAGGCCAACCTCGGTGACGAGGACCAGCAGACCCGCTCCCTGATGATGGACGAGCTGCGCACCCGGTTCCCCGAGCCCGACCCCGAGGTCGAAGCCGCCGGCGAAGCGGTGTCGGAGAAGTGGGACTACGACGAGGGCGACGACACCCCGCGCACCCCGCCGCCACCCGCTCCCCCGGCACCTCCCGCGCCACCGGCACCGCCCGCTCCGCCCGCCGCCGGGCCGACTCGTCGCCGCCGTCCCGATGACGGCGAAGACGACATCGATCCCGACTTCGATCCGCTGCGCGACTGA